A region from the Poecilia reticulata strain Guanapo linkage group LG12, Guppy_female_1.0+MT, whole genome shotgun sequence genome encodes:
- the LOC103473595 gene encoding RIMS-binding protein 2-like isoform X3: MRDQTTSTKMEDLLRESQRELQWIQRQLAMIGARNRHHQHLLHIKGKSKSEFSSQQGVGHAAVHNVNRFRVLEEKNRALKQEVVALRQEKQHYRKVKAKLHAALQERNRLNLELINHQLRASKHEQVRCDYVQLRQTFATVSREKDKAQKERSQLQARVENLEHVLKHMNEALQLKQQLQTEYERGLVAFHSKQKEINQLQKAWDQTDQQHEEAVQLLEVKLCGLEQKCRSHSDHFHQLSKRLPNIRLQSEPVEFLNSNSTLVSQVPTSPEEKLSQVIDEFEARLQKGDESAPNAQLLIPQFSPCPLQTEDSEAFKLLSVKSSTVATDRSSSPRQHPPSEMEDETRSSPRSKPRYTGQVRLCTARYSYNPYDGPNEHPEAELPLVAGKYLYVYGDMDDDGFYEGELLDGQRGLVPSNFVEFVQDKEKLIGEGGEDLGPLEHMSLALMTVDGGASQDVMLGSSNSLVPCSNGTGGTLDPEDLAEDVVPYPRKITLIKQLARSVIVAWEPPVVPLGWGNISGYNVLVDGELRASIPYTGRTKCLLEKLDLDSCIYRVSVQSVTDRGLSDELRCTVLVGANVVVAPCGMRVDDIQRDTAELSWLPSNSNYSHTVYLDGAEHAVVKPGRYRLRFHNLNPLTVYKVQVVAQPHQVPWQLPLEQRERKEAGVEFCTQAAGPTPYCRTGPPMPPQDVQVLCGQAPGVLQVCWKPPILSPTGTSNGANVVGYAVCTKGQRIAEVLFPMADYVTIDLTRIQCLEAREVIVKTLSVQGESQDSQVAVIPNNLLVPLPALPLPPPMHPHVGPLPHPHPQPHLPSPHLPHPTPQLPPPPHGQPHPPHPQTHPRLPHPCGTPHPQPQPLHLQPRPLHQGPRPQHQLPLLPHPQPHPIPQRPVSARDLDAKEHTAHHGGAIPPGQPGWDPSRSPLQPPVPMQGHTLEAPHPVHLRSPSPQRILPQPQGTLIPDTVAKAIAREAAQRVAAESGKGDRRMGRFGEQGHSFHQHPSDEEEEDEEGFARGRRRGPSVDEFLRGSELGRPPHYSHNEDYHSESSRGSDLSDIMEEDEEELFSEMQLEEGRRRNSHNTPKTNSPGGGRHDRDNGRRIQHGGSHPKRRPLMVPSIEVTSENNNEGIPSPTNEDVNYGRVARHKAWSSRRHTGGIRCPHDGCRNRDRRSPTYYDESEPEEPFRIFVALFDYDPLSMSPNPDAADEELPFKEGQIIKVYGDKDTDGFYRGAIKGRMGLLPCNMVSEIRADDEETMDQLIKQGFLPLSTPVDKIEQNRRGLRRDQASRRMVALYDYDPRESSPNVDVEAELTFCAGDIIAVFGDIDEDGFYYGELNGHRGLVPSNFLEEVPDDVEVYLTDTPSHYPQEEPANRPPANSAAAVSEGKRVTAENTDTANNITTPVRAPSPIVRPLLPGTMRPLSPLRGHHVPLDPRDPQDLANKKKKGILSKGKKLLKRLSPVKQQ, encoded by the exons GTGCGATGCGACTATGTCCAGCTGAGACAAACGTTTGCCACAGTGAGCCGGGAGAAAGACAAGGCCCAGAAGGAAAGGAGCCAACTCCAGGCCAGAGTCGAAAATCTGGAACATGTGCTAAAG CATATGAACGAAGCCTTGCAGCTAAAACAACAATTGCAGACAGAGTATGAGCGAGGATTGGTGGCCTttcacagcaaacagaaagagatCAATCAGCTACAAAAG GCTTGGGATCAAACTGACCAACAGCATGAGGAAGCAGTACAGTTATTAGAG GTCAAACTTTGTGGCCTGGAGCAGAAATGCAGGTCACACAGTGATCACTTCCACCAGCTGTCGAAAAGGCTGCCAAACATCCGTTTGCAATCAGAGCCTGTGGAGTTCCTGAATAGTAATTCCACCTTGGTGTCCCAGGTCCCGACCTCACCAGAGGAGAAACTCTCCCAAGTCATTGATGAATTTGAAGCCCGGTTGCAGAAAG GTGATGAGAGTGCACCAAATGCTCAGCTTCTGATCCCTCAGTTTTCACCCTGCCCTCTGCAGACTGAAGACAGTGAAGCATTCAAACTGCTGTCTGTCAAATCCAGCACCGTAGCAACGGATCGCTCCAGCAGCCCCCGACAGCATCCCCCATCAGAG ATGGAGGATGAGACACGCTCATCACCAAGGTCTAAACCTCGCTACACAGGCCAGGTCCGCCTTTGCACTGCCCGTTACAG TTATAACCCTTATGATGGACCGAATGAACATCCTGAAGCAGAGCTCCCTCTTGTGGCTGGAAAATATCTATACGTGTACGGAGACATGGACGATGATGGCTTTTATGAAG GGGAGTTGCTGGATGGTCAAAGAGGACTTGTTCCTTCCAACTTTGTGGAATTTGTCCAggataaagaaaaactaattggAGAGGGAGGGGAAGACTTAGGCCCTCTGGAACACATGTCCCTGGCCCTGATGACCGTGGATGGAGGTGCCTCCCAGGATGTAATGCTAGGCTCAAGTAATTCTCTCGTTCCATGCAGCAATGGGACAGGGGGGACCTTAGATCCTGAGGACTTAGCTGAGGATGTTGTGCCTTACCCCCGTAAGATAACCCTCATCAAGCAGCTGGCACGTAGTGTTATTGTGGCATGGGAGCCTCCAGTAGTGCCTTTGGGCTGGGGGAACATCTCTGGCTACAACGTATTAGTCGACGGGGAGCTTCGTGCCAGTATACCGTACACCGGCCGGACCAAGTGCTTGCTGGAAAAGCTGGACTTGGACAGCTGCATTTACCGTGTCTCCGTGCAGAGCGTCACCGACCGCGGCTTGTCGGATGAGCTCCGTTGCACCGTGCTGGTGGGAGCCAATGTGGTGGTGGCGCCGTGCGGCATGCGGGTGGATGACATCCAGCGGGACACTGCCGAGCTCTCCTGGCTGCCTAGCAACAGTAACTACAGTCACACTGTGTACTTAGATGGGGCGGAGCATGCTGTGGTAAAGCCTGGAAGGTATAGACTACGGTTCCACAACCTGAATCCCCTAACGGTGTATAAGGTCCAAGTGGTGGCACAACCCCATCAGGTGCCATGGCAACTGCCTCTGGAGCAGAGGGAGAGGAAAGAAGCCGGAGTGGAGTTTTGCACTCAAGCAGCAG GCCCAACACCATATTGCAGAACAG GTCCCCCGATGCCCCCGCAGGATGTCCAGGTGCTCTGTGGGCAGGCTCCAGGAGTTCTGCAAGTCTGCTGGAAGCCTCCCATCCTCTCTCCAACAGGCACATCTAATGGGGCAAATGTCGTTGGCTACGCAGTCTGCACTAAAGGACAAAGG ATAGCTGAGGTGCTGTTTCCAATGGCAGACTATGTCACTATTGATCTGACAAGGATTCAATGCCTGGAGGCCAGAGAAGTCATTGTTAAGACACTGTCAGTCCAGGGAGAATCCCAGGACTCCCAAGTCGCCGTCATTCCAAACAACCTGCTTGTGCCTCTACCCGCCCTGCCCCTGCCGCCCCCAATGCACCCACACGTGGGCCCTCTTCCACACCCTCATCCTCAGCCTCACCTCCCATCTCCTCACCTTCCTCACCCCACGCCCCAACTTCCGCCTCCGCCTCACGGGCAACCTCATCCTCCGCATCCACAAACCCATCCCAGACTTCCTCATCCATGCGGAACCCCGCACCCCCAACCACAGCCCTTACACCTGCAGCCTCGCCCTCTCCACCAGGGTCCCCGGCCCCAGCACCAACTGCCTCTGCTGCCCCACCCTCAACCCCACCCTATACCTCAGAGACCAGTAAGTGCCAGAGACCTGGATGCCAAAGAGCACACCGCCCACCATGGAGGAGCTATTCCGCCTGGCCAGCCCGGCTGGGACCCAAGTCGATCACCTTTGCAGCCTCCTGTGCCCATGCAAGGCCACACTCTGGAGGCCCCTCACCCTGTGCATTTGCGTTCCCCCTCCCCTCAGAGGATTCTTCCTCAGCCCCAAGGCACACTGATCCCAGATACCGTGGCTAAAGCTATTGCTCGAGAAGCAGCACAGAGGGTGGCAGCAGAAAGTGGCAAG ggAGACAGACGGATGGGGAGATTTGGAGAGCAGGGTCATTCATTTCACCAGCATCCCTctgatgaggaagaggaagatgaggagggaTTTGCACGAGGACGTCGGAGAGGACCCTCGGTTGACGAGTTTCTCAGAGGCTCTGAGTTGGGGAGGCCG CCTCACTATAGTCACAATGAAGATTATCACAGCGAGAGCAGCCGGGGCTCTGACCTGTCTGACATCatggaggaggatgaggaggagctgtTCTCTGAGATGCAGCTGGAAGAGGGACGACGACGCAACTCGCACAACACGCCCAAG ACTAACAGTCCTGGTGGAGGCCGCCATGACCGGGACAATGGCAGGCGAATTCAACATGGTGGATCACATCCTAAGAGGCGACCTCTAATGGTCCCATCCATTG AAGTAACCTCTGAGAATAACAATGAGGGAATCCCCTCCCCCACCAACGAAGATGTTAACTATGGCAGAGTAGCTCGACACAAGGCGTGGTCATCCCGCAGGCACACGGGCGGCATCAGGTGTCCCCATG aCGGCTGCAGGAATCGGGACCGACGCTCTCCAACGTACTATGACGAGTCAGAGCCTGAGGAACCTTTTCGGATATTTGTGGCGCTCTTTGACTACGATCCTCTGTCTATGTCCCCCAACCCAGATGCTGCAGATGAGGAGCTACCATTCAAAGAAGGGCAGATAATTAAG GTTTATGGTGATAAGGACACGGATGGGTTTTACAGAGGAGCAATAAAGGGCAGGATGGGGCTTCTCCCCTGTAACATGGTGTCCGAGATACGAGCGGACGATGAGGAGACCATGGATCAGCTCATCAAGCAGGGCTTTCTGCCTCTCAGCACCCCAGTCGACAAAATAG AGCAGAACAGACGAGGTCTCCGCCGAGATCAGGCCTCCCGGAGGATGGTGGCGCTCTACGACTACGACCCCAGAGAGAGCTCCCCTAACGTTGACGTTGAG GCTGAGCTGACCTTCTGTGCTGGTGACATCATTGCTGTTTTTGGAGACATTGATGAAGATGGGTTTTACTAT GGTGAGCTCAATGGCCATCGTGGCTTGGTGCCCTCTAACTTCTTGGAAGAAGTGCCTGATGACGTGGAGGTCTATCTGACCGACACCCCGTCCCACTACCCCCAGGAAGAACCCGCCAACCGGCCCCCTGCTAACTCCGCCGCAGCCGTGTCAGAGGGAAAACGG GTcactgcagaaaacacagacacGGCCAACAACATTACAACCCCTGTCCGGGCGCCGTCCCCAATCGTTCGCCCCCTCCTTCCAGGAACCATGAGACCGCTCAGCCCTCTGAGGGGTCATCATGTTCCGCTGGACCCCAGGGACCCTCAAGACCTGgcaaacaagaagaagaaaggaataCTCTCCAAAGGAAAGAAACTGCTAAAGAGACTGTCTCCTGTGAAGCAACAATAA
- the LOC103473595 gene encoding RIMS-binding protein 2-like isoform X4 — protein sequence MRDQTTSTKMEDLLRESQRELQWIQRQLAMIGARNRHHQHLLHIKGKSKSEFSSQQGVGHAAVHNVNRFRVLEEKNRALKQEVVALRQEKQHYRKVKAKLHAALQERNRLNLELINHQLRASKHEQVRCDYVQLRQTFATVSREKDKAQKERSQLQARVENLEHVLKHMNEALQLKQQLQTEYERGLVAFHSKQKEINQLQKVKLCGLEQKCRSHSDHFHQLSKRLPNIRLQSEPVEFLNSNSTLVSQVPTSPEEKLSQVIDEFEARLQKGDESAPNAQLLIPQFSPCPLQTEDSEAFKLLSVKSSTVATDRSSSPRQHPPSEMEDETRSSPRSKPRYTGQVRLCTARYSYNPYDGPNEHPEAELPLVAGKYLYVYGDMDDDGFYEGELLDGQRGLVPSNFVEFVQDKEKLIGEGGEDLGPLEHMSLALMTVDGGASQDVMLGSSNSLVPCSNGTGGTLDPEDLAEDVVPYPRKITLIKQLARSVIVAWEPPVVPLGWGNISGYNVLVDGELRASIPYTGRTKCLLEKLDLDSCIYRVSVQSVTDRGLSDELRCTVLVGANVVVAPCGMRVDDIQRDTAELSWLPSNSNYSHTVYLDGAEHAVVKPGRYRLRFHNLNPLTVYKVQVVAQPHQVPWQLPLEQRERKEAGVEFCTQAAGPTPYCRTGPPMPPQDVQVLCGQAPGVLQVCWKPPILSPTGTSNGANVVGYAVCTKGQRIAEVLFPMADYVTIDLTRIQCLEAREVIVKTLSVQGESQDSQVAVIPNNLLVPLPALPLPPPMHPHVGPLPHPHPQPHLPSPHLPHPTPQLPPPPHGQPHPPHPQTHPRLPHPCGTPHPQPQPLHLQPRPLHQGPRPQHQLPLLPHPQPHPIPQRPVSARDLDAKEHTAHHGGAIPPGQPGWDPSRSPLQPPVPMQGHTLEAPHPVHLRSPSPQRILPQPQGTLIPDTVAKAIAREAAQRVAAESGKVWKEHHTNATQNIVGDRRMGRFGEQGHSFHQHPSDEEEEDEEGFARGRRRGPSVDEFLRGSELGRPPHYSHNEDYHSESSRGSDLSDIMEEDEEELFSEMQLEEGRRRNSHNTPKTNSPGGGRHDRDNGRRIQHGGSHPKRRPLMVPSIEVTSENNNEGIPSPTNEDVNYGRVARHKAWSSRRHTGGIRCPHDGCRNRDRRSPTYYDESEPEEPFRIFVALFDYDPLSMSPNPDAADEELPFKEGQIIKVYGDKDTDGFYRGAIKGRMGLLPCNMVSEIRADDEETMDQLIKQGFLPLSTPVDKIEQNRRGLRRDQASRRMVALYDYDPRESSPNVDVEAELTFCAGDIIAVFGDIDEDGFYYGELNGHRGLVPSNFLEEVPDDVEVYLTDTPSHYPQEEPANRPPANSAAAVSEGKRVTAENTDTANNITTPVRAPSPIVRPLLPGTMRPLSPLRGHHVPLDPRDPQDLANKKKKGILSKGKKLLKRLSPVKQQ from the exons GTGCGATGCGACTATGTCCAGCTGAGACAAACGTTTGCCACAGTGAGCCGGGAGAAAGACAAGGCCCAGAAGGAAAGGAGCCAACTCCAGGCCAGAGTCGAAAATCTGGAACATGTGCTAAAG CATATGAACGAAGCCTTGCAGCTAAAACAACAATTGCAGACAGAGTATGAGCGAGGATTGGTGGCCTttcacagcaaacagaaagagatCAATCAGCTACAAAAG GTCAAACTTTGTGGCCTGGAGCAGAAATGCAGGTCACACAGTGATCACTTCCACCAGCTGTCGAAAAGGCTGCCAAACATCCGTTTGCAATCAGAGCCTGTGGAGTTCCTGAATAGTAATTCCACCTTGGTGTCCCAGGTCCCGACCTCACCAGAGGAGAAACTCTCCCAAGTCATTGATGAATTTGAAGCCCGGTTGCAGAAAG GTGATGAGAGTGCACCAAATGCTCAGCTTCTGATCCCTCAGTTTTCACCCTGCCCTCTGCAGACTGAAGACAGTGAAGCATTCAAACTGCTGTCTGTCAAATCCAGCACCGTAGCAACGGATCGCTCCAGCAGCCCCCGACAGCATCCCCCATCAGAG ATGGAGGATGAGACACGCTCATCACCAAGGTCTAAACCTCGCTACACAGGCCAGGTCCGCCTTTGCACTGCCCGTTACAG TTATAACCCTTATGATGGACCGAATGAACATCCTGAAGCAGAGCTCCCTCTTGTGGCTGGAAAATATCTATACGTGTACGGAGACATGGACGATGATGGCTTTTATGAAG GGGAGTTGCTGGATGGTCAAAGAGGACTTGTTCCTTCCAACTTTGTGGAATTTGTCCAggataaagaaaaactaattggAGAGGGAGGGGAAGACTTAGGCCCTCTGGAACACATGTCCCTGGCCCTGATGACCGTGGATGGAGGTGCCTCCCAGGATGTAATGCTAGGCTCAAGTAATTCTCTCGTTCCATGCAGCAATGGGACAGGGGGGACCTTAGATCCTGAGGACTTAGCTGAGGATGTTGTGCCTTACCCCCGTAAGATAACCCTCATCAAGCAGCTGGCACGTAGTGTTATTGTGGCATGGGAGCCTCCAGTAGTGCCTTTGGGCTGGGGGAACATCTCTGGCTACAACGTATTAGTCGACGGGGAGCTTCGTGCCAGTATACCGTACACCGGCCGGACCAAGTGCTTGCTGGAAAAGCTGGACTTGGACAGCTGCATTTACCGTGTCTCCGTGCAGAGCGTCACCGACCGCGGCTTGTCGGATGAGCTCCGTTGCACCGTGCTGGTGGGAGCCAATGTGGTGGTGGCGCCGTGCGGCATGCGGGTGGATGACATCCAGCGGGACACTGCCGAGCTCTCCTGGCTGCCTAGCAACAGTAACTACAGTCACACTGTGTACTTAGATGGGGCGGAGCATGCTGTGGTAAAGCCTGGAAGGTATAGACTACGGTTCCACAACCTGAATCCCCTAACGGTGTATAAGGTCCAAGTGGTGGCACAACCCCATCAGGTGCCATGGCAACTGCCTCTGGAGCAGAGGGAGAGGAAAGAAGCCGGAGTGGAGTTTTGCACTCAAGCAGCAG GCCCAACACCATATTGCAGAACAG GTCCCCCGATGCCCCCGCAGGATGTCCAGGTGCTCTGTGGGCAGGCTCCAGGAGTTCTGCAAGTCTGCTGGAAGCCTCCCATCCTCTCTCCAACAGGCACATCTAATGGGGCAAATGTCGTTGGCTACGCAGTCTGCACTAAAGGACAAAGG ATAGCTGAGGTGCTGTTTCCAATGGCAGACTATGTCACTATTGATCTGACAAGGATTCAATGCCTGGAGGCCAGAGAAGTCATTGTTAAGACACTGTCAGTCCAGGGAGAATCCCAGGACTCCCAAGTCGCCGTCATTCCAAACAACCTGCTTGTGCCTCTACCCGCCCTGCCCCTGCCGCCCCCAATGCACCCACACGTGGGCCCTCTTCCACACCCTCATCCTCAGCCTCACCTCCCATCTCCTCACCTTCCTCACCCCACGCCCCAACTTCCGCCTCCGCCTCACGGGCAACCTCATCCTCCGCATCCACAAACCCATCCCAGACTTCCTCATCCATGCGGAACCCCGCACCCCCAACCACAGCCCTTACACCTGCAGCCTCGCCCTCTCCACCAGGGTCCCCGGCCCCAGCACCAACTGCCTCTGCTGCCCCACCCTCAACCCCACCCTATACCTCAGAGACCAGTAAGTGCCAGAGACCTGGATGCCAAAGAGCACACCGCCCACCATGGAGGAGCTATTCCGCCTGGCCAGCCCGGCTGGGACCCAAGTCGATCACCTTTGCAGCCTCCTGTGCCCATGCAAGGCCACACTCTGGAGGCCCCTCACCCTGTGCATTTGCGTTCCCCCTCCCCTCAGAGGATTCTTCCTCAGCCCCAAGGCACACTGATCCCAGATACCGTGGCTAAAGCTATTGCTCGAGAAGCAGCACAGAGGGTGGCAGCAGAAAGTGGCAAGGTCTGGAAAGAGCACCACACAAATGCTACACAAAATATTGTA ggAGACAGACGGATGGGGAGATTTGGAGAGCAGGGTCATTCATTTCACCAGCATCCCTctgatgaggaagaggaagatgaggagggaTTTGCACGAGGACGTCGGAGAGGACCCTCGGTTGACGAGTTTCTCAGAGGCTCTGAGTTGGGGAGGCCG CCTCACTATAGTCACAATGAAGATTATCACAGCGAGAGCAGCCGGGGCTCTGACCTGTCTGACATCatggaggaggatgaggaggagctgtTCTCTGAGATGCAGCTGGAAGAGGGACGACGACGCAACTCGCACAACACGCCCAAG ACTAACAGTCCTGGTGGAGGCCGCCATGACCGGGACAATGGCAGGCGAATTCAACATGGTGGATCACATCCTAAGAGGCGACCTCTAATGGTCCCATCCATTG AAGTAACCTCTGAGAATAACAATGAGGGAATCCCCTCCCCCACCAACGAAGATGTTAACTATGGCAGAGTAGCTCGACACAAGGCGTGGTCATCCCGCAGGCACACGGGCGGCATCAGGTGTCCCCATG aCGGCTGCAGGAATCGGGACCGACGCTCTCCAACGTACTATGACGAGTCAGAGCCTGAGGAACCTTTTCGGATATTTGTGGCGCTCTTTGACTACGATCCTCTGTCTATGTCCCCCAACCCAGATGCTGCAGATGAGGAGCTACCATTCAAAGAAGGGCAGATAATTAAG GTTTATGGTGATAAGGACACGGATGGGTTTTACAGAGGAGCAATAAAGGGCAGGATGGGGCTTCTCCCCTGTAACATGGTGTCCGAGATACGAGCGGACGATGAGGAGACCATGGATCAGCTCATCAAGCAGGGCTTTCTGCCTCTCAGCACCCCAGTCGACAAAATAG AGCAGAACAGACGAGGTCTCCGCCGAGATCAGGCCTCCCGGAGGATGGTGGCGCTCTACGACTACGACCCCAGAGAGAGCTCCCCTAACGTTGACGTTGAG GCTGAGCTGACCTTCTGTGCTGGTGACATCATTGCTGTTTTTGGAGACATTGATGAAGATGGGTTTTACTAT GGTGAGCTCAATGGCCATCGTGGCTTGGTGCCCTCTAACTTCTTGGAAGAAGTGCCTGATGACGTGGAGGTCTATCTGACCGACACCCCGTCCCACTACCCCCAGGAAGAACCCGCCAACCGGCCCCCTGCTAACTCCGCCGCAGCCGTGTCAGAGGGAAAACGG GTcactgcagaaaacacagacacGGCCAACAACATTACAACCCCTGTCCGGGCGCCGTCCCCAATCGTTCGCCCCCTCCTTCCAGGAACCATGAGACCGCTCAGCCCTCTGAGGGGTCATCATGTTCCGCTGGACCCCAGGGACCCTCAAGACCTGgcaaacaagaagaagaaaggaataCTCTCCAAAGGAAAGAAACTGCTAAAGAGACTGTCTCCTGTGAAGCAACAATAA